One genomic segment of Nerophis lumbriciformis linkage group LG20, RoL_Nlum_v2.1, whole genome shotgun sequence includes these proteins:
- the LOC133619685 gene encoding dynein axonemal intermediate chain 2-like isoform X2, with protein MEQTIRFRKKIEKDEGYLNSMQVLGTLTGLCVGQNNAVDIYEQYFEDAELLDEIQEAPSTKTVNILRDPNQLKRTVTSLSWDPNGGRSLAAAYSCLESQKTTADMSKHSYIWNIENPNKPQMTLEPESQLICLEYNPNDLHTLISGCCNGQIAFWDTREGNHPVNVSAMECGHRDPVYKTVWLQSETGTEALSGSTDGQIMWWDVRNLSEPTDRLVLDLAWEENLLNALGAISLEYNISMPDTFMVGTDLGVVLHCNRTAKTPSEKIVRLYDGHYGPVYALQRNPFFPKYFLTVGDWGARIWSEDINDSSIMWTKYQMSYLTDACWSPVRPSVFLTVKMDGVLDIWDILFKQSDPTMSVKLRDEALCSLRVHENGCLVACGSQQGVIPVIEISSGLCTLQQNEQDLMEEMLERETTREKILGARQEREAGNKEQLILRAEREFHSLLQTEQKRKELESKQPK; from the exons ATGGAGCAAACTATTCGTTTTCGGAAGAAGATAGAGAAAGATGAGGGCTACTTGAATAGCATGCAGGTGCTGGGCACG CTTACAGGACTCTGTGTGGGACAGAACAACGCTGTGGACATCTATGAACAGTACTTTGAGGATGCTGAATTGCTGGACGAGATTCAAGAAGCGCCATCTACCAAGACTGTCAATATCTTAAG GGACCCAAACCAGTTGAAAAGGACTGTCACCTCTCTATCTTGGGATCCTAACGGAGGCAGAAGTCTGGCGGCTGCCTACTCTTGTCTTGAGTCACAGAAAACCACTGCAGACATGAGCAAACACTCATATATTTGGAACATTG AGAATCCTAACAAACCTCAGATGACTCTCGAACCAGAATCTCAACTCATCTGTCTGGAATACAACCCGAATGACTTGCACACTCTTATCAGTGGCTGCTGCAATGGACAGATTG CGTTTTGGGACACCCGTGAAGGCAACCATCCAGTAAACGTTTCAGCTATGGAGTGTGGTCATAGGGACCCTGTATACAAGACAGTTTGGTTACAATCCGAGACTGGGACTGAAGCTCTTTCTGGCTCCACTGATGGACAG ATTATGTGGTGGGATGTACGCAATCTCAGCGAGCCTACGGACCGGCTGGTTCTAGACCTAGCCTGGGAGGAAAACCTACTCAATGCTTTGGGCGCCATCTCTCTGGAATATAACATCAGCATG CCAGACACGTTCATGGTTGGGACAGACCTGGGTGTTGTTCTGCACTGCAACAGGACGGCTAAGACTCCATCTGAGAAGATTGTCCGTTTGTACGATGGCCACTACGGGCCCGTCTATGCTCTCCAGAGGAACCCTTTCTTCCCAAAATACTTTCTCACTGTGGGTGACTGGGGGGCCCGAATCTGGTCGGAGGACATCAATGACTCATCTATAATGTGGACTAA GTATCAGATGTCCTACTTGACAGATGCCTGCTGGAGTCCTGTCAGACCCTCTGTCTTTTTAACCGTGAAAATGGACGGGGTGCTGGATATCTGGGACATCTTGTTTAAGCAAAGCGACCCCACAATGAGTGTCAAG CTGCGCGATGAAGCTCTGTGTAGTCTCCGGGTCCATGAGAATGGATGCTTGGTAGCTTGCGGCTCCCAGCAAGGAGTCATACCAGTAATAGAGATCAGCTCCGGATTGTGCACCCTACAGCAGAACGAACAGGACCTCATGGAGGAG ATGTTAGAGCGTGAGACAACGCGGGAAAAGATCCTCGGGGCTCGCCAGGAAAGAGAGGCCGGTAACAAAGAGCAGCTGATCCTGAGAGCTGAGCGTGAATTCCACAGTCTGCTGCAGACCGAGCAGAAGAGGAAGGAGTTGGAGTCAAAACAGCCAAAGTGA